The nucleotide sequence TATCGAAGTCTTTTTAGAACAAATGGCATCCGAATATAACTTGGATATAGACTTTTCAAACTATATAAATAATATATATTATCCCGATGGCAATCGTGATTTTGAGATTGACATATCAGGGGCGGAGTCCGAAGCATATGATAGACTTAGTGATTTTTTATCAGATTTCAACCAATCCGCTTTGGATAGAATTGATGTTAATATTGGGAATATTGTATCAAACATAGATATGGATCATAGGGCAAACATCTATTTAGAAAATTACGCGCGTGATTCTTATTATGATGATGATCATAGGGGAAGCTATAGATCTAGTTACTCATTAGAAGACGATATAGATTCAATCTTCGAAAGATAATTGTCTAAGAAACAGTTGCCAACATCGGTTAATCGCAAATAACGGGTATTGCGGAAAAAGTGTAATTTTAGAAACCAGGAAAAAAAAATTTAATCCGACAATTTCGCGTCCTTACTCCCGTAACTTGCGATAACCGTAACCGTTACCTTCAATTGCTCCTGATCCCAATCTCTCCCAAAAGGCTAACTAACCGCAGGAAAATTTAACTCGAAATTCGATAAAATAAGACTAAATTATTTATAAAATTAACCGAAAAAATCACTCCTAAAATTATTTAAATCAAAAGATGAACTTAAAAAATTAGCAACAACGCAAACGACAAATCAGAATAATATTATCGAAATTGTATAAAATCAGGTACTATTTTTATTCACTTCTAAAACAAAGAATAAAGCTTCTTGGCGGAAATTAGATAGAATTTGAAACTTAAAAAACCAAATATTACGCGGGAATCAATCTCTCCCAAAATAATACTTGAAAAATTCAACTTAAAATTTAAAAGCAACGCTGGAGAAACTTAAAACTATAGAATTTCACCATAAAATTAAATCTCAAAAGGTTCTCTCCCACTCTGAAAAACAATAAAGAATAAAATCTCTTATAAGCCAATATTCGATAAATCTGACTATAATTTTTAAAGGAAATCTTTAAACCAGAACGTGTCGCAACAGAAAGGTAACAACGTATAATAGCAATTGCGGCTTTTTGTCCTGCGGACATAATCGCGCAAGCATAAAAGTCGGTAATTTTAGTTATCTTAGTTTTAAACAACCCGCAACTGACGATTATACGAAGCCGTTGGGCACAATTTAACGAAACAAATATGAAAGAATTATTTCCCGGTTATTCAAGGAAAACAGAATCTGATATAAAGAATATTTGGAAATCAGGAATCATTGCCTTTGATGCAAATGTATTATTAAACCTTTATAGGTATTCTAACGAAACCAAAAACACAATTCTTCACTTAATTTCAAAGTTTTCACAACAAATCTTTTTACCTTATCAGTCAGCTTTAGAGTATAATAGAAATAGATACGAAGTAATTGCAGAACAAGAAAAAGCATACAAAGAGTTCTTAGGAAAAATAACGCAAATTCAAAAGGATTTGCAAACAACAAATAAGCCACCTTTCTTATCACAAAAGGTCGATGAAGATTTGAATACGGTTTTTGAAAATGTTAACTCTGAAGTAGAAGTAAGTATTAAAAAGTACTGTGATTATCTAAAAGAAGACCCTGTTTACGATGAGATTTCAAATCTTTTCAAAGGGAAGATATCTGAGAAATATAATCAGGAAAAGTTAGAGGAAGTATTTAAAGAAGGTGAAAGTCGATATAAAAATAAGATACCACCTGGTTACGAAGATGAAAAAACTAAAAAGGACAACAGAAAATACGGAGATTTAGTTTTATGGAATCAAATTATAGATATTGCAAAAACTCAAAAGAAAAACGTCATTTTAATTACTGATGAAAGAAAAATTGATTGGTGGTGGAAAATTAAAGATGGTCGAAATATGGGACCAAGACAGGAATTAGTAGAGGAAATTTATGAAAAATCTGGTATGGAATTTCATATGTATTCATCAGAAAAATTCTTAAGCTATGGACAAACATTTCTAAAAGAACAAATAAATAAACAAGCTTTAAACGAAATTATGGCTATGAAAAAAGCCGAAATGGAAGAAATTAAAAAGATTGAAATTCATAAAAAAAATCGTTTAAAAAAGTTGAACTTCATTAAAAACGAAATTGTCAACAGTCAAGAACAATTAGACGAATTAAACTATGTGATTAGAAATATGGATGATGATTTGGATAACTATTCTCAACAAAATATTGCGAAATATTATGAAGGAGAGAAAATGGACAAGGAAATACCCGAGCATTACAGAATAATGATGGAACATAAAAAAGAAATGGAGACAGAAAGAGAAATGTTACAGAAAAGATTAAGTAAACTAAAACATAATTATATTAACTACAAAAGGAATAATTAAAAAACTGTGCCCAACAATGGCTATAAGTAATTGCTTGTTCTCGTCTATTTCTGAAAATCCTCGCGGATTTTCAGTTTGGTGTTTACTTGCAAAGTTAAGTACTAACCCACGCAACTACTCATAGCCGAGACCGTTAGCCACCATTTGAAAAAAACAACATTCTACATATCATTTTTAATTCTCATTTTGAATTTTAGTTGCAAAACGGACAATAAAACTGATTTGAAAAAATTGAAGGATTTGGACGCTCAAAAAACGAATGAATTAATAACACATATTTTAGAAGAAAAAAGAAACGGATATTTAATGTCGAGTTGCATAACAGAAAAACCAAGAGCAGTTTCTCATTCAATGGTTTCGAATTTTAATGACTATGTAAAGGATAATTTGAATATAAAAGATACTGTTCATTTAAAAATTCAATCAAGACTTTACAAAAAGTTTAAAATCACAGCGGACTTAGTTCCTAACAAGAATATTTTAACTCAAGTACAGTTTGAAGAATTTAAACAAAAGTCAGAAAATAGTAAATTTCGATTTTGGGATTGGTTTGATACAAATTGCGAAAATGGATACTGCTCAATAAGCAAACCGATATTTAATGAAGCATTCAATTTAGCATATGTACAAATCGGGACTGTTTGCGGACGACTATGTGGTGGCGGAGAAGAAAGGATTTACAAATTAGTAAACGGAAAATGGATTGAAAAAGAAAGTCTCGGAAGTTGGGTAAGTTAAACGAAAAAAACGGTGGCTAACAACGTATATAAAAAATAGCTTCTTCTGCCCTAACCCGAAATTTTCGGTATATTTGGTAAGTCGCCAAATCTTTTGATTTGGCTTTTGAAAAGTAAAGTTAAAAACAAAATGCAAAAGTTTTGGCTTGTGTTAAACCGAATAAATTGTGCTTGTTTTTACGCTACTTTCCATATACAAACTCGTTAGCACCAATTTGACAAAAATGAAAATACAACTTTTATTATTAATGATACTAACTTCAATTTCTGGAAATAGTCAATCTAGCTATTCTGGTAATTTAGGAAAGTATAACATAACATTAATAATGTATCATTACAAAGATGGCGATTCACGTGCTTACTATGTTTATGACAAATTTGATACTCCAATTACAATTAATGGTAGATTAGAAGATGGAGAATTAAAACTTTTAGAAAAAGATTATTCCGAAAAAAAATCTGCCATTTTGATTTTTAAAGATTTCAAAGAAAGTGATAAAACCATTAAAGGAAAATGGATTAGTATTGATGGATCTAAAACTTATCCAATTTCATTAAAAAAAGATTTTGAAATTGATTATGGTAATAATGTTGAATGGAAAACTAGGGAACTTATTCAATCAAACACTACAGAGGAACATTATTTCAAAACGATAATCACAAAAGAAAAAGGACAACTCTATGGAAGAATTTCTGGTGTGAAAATATTTGAAAAAAAGTCAGACAAACTAATACAAACTATAGAATTAGATTGCCAACTGTTCGGAATTGATAACGTGAGTGTTGGAGATTACAACTTTGACGGTATTGAAGATTTTTCCGTTTTTGAGGCCAGTTATGCTGGACCAAATACCTCGAGTATTTACATCTTAAGGGACCCAAATTCAAACCAGTATATAAAAAGTAATTTTAGCGGGACTTCTTTAGAATTTGATAATGAATCAAAACTCATTTACGAACATAATCAATGTTGTGCTGGTAGAAGTCATAGGAACGCTACTTATAAAGTGGACGATAATGAAATGGTTTTAATAGAAGAAGAATGCCTTGATTATGATGAAAAGCAAAAAGATTTTATTGAAGTTGAATGTGAATAAAACTGGTGCTAACACCGTATAACAACAATTGCGGATTTGTCTATTGCGGATACGACCACGCAAGCACAAAATCGGTAATTTTAGCTATCTTAGTGTTTAATCAATCCGCAACTGATTGTTATACAAAACCGTTAGCTGTAATTTGCCACGAAACTGAAAACAAAGTAATTAATGAATCAAAACAAAGATATAAGCGAAAAAGAATTTAAAACTTTTTACGAACCTTTACTCAAAGGATACGGAGGGGAATTTAAAACTGTTATAAAGTCTAAAAATGATATTTGTGAGCTAATCTATTTAGATTCAAAAATAGTCTCAATTGATAAACTTATAAGTCTAATCAAAAAAGAGACAGATATTTACGTAAAATCTATAGTTTGTAGGCTTATTGGAGTTAGGGAAATAATTTACTGTAGAGAAAACAAGAAAAAATTAGATATAAAGTTCGTTTGGGAACTAATTTCAAAATCAATCAAAATTATTCCAATAAATTACACAATTTCATCAATCGGTTCACAAGGTTTTTTGTCAATTCCATTATATAAATTTGATGAATCCTTAGAAAACTTCGATTTCATTAGATTACACATTTGGGACGATTCTTTAAATCAATATATTGATACAGAAAAGTGTGAGAACTTTTCAATTCATACGCATACATTTTTTGCTGAAAGTTGGGTAATAACAGGACGAATAATTAATAACAGATTTGATTATAATATTAACTCAAAGAATTCTAAACACTCTTTTTTCAAAGTAGTTTATAACGATTCATTAAACGAAGTAAACCGACACACGTCCAAAGCTGTAAATGAAAAAATCGATATAGAACTTTATCAAACATCCGAAGAAATACATTTCAAAAACGGAAATTATAAAATAGATGCCGGAAAATTACATAAATCAGGTCATACAAATTCACCTTTACCTTCTGCTACGTTCTTTTCTTTTACTGGGAAAAACGGATTAGATAAATCTATTGTGATTGGACCTAAACATATTTCAGAATCGGAGATTAATCGAAAAATGATTATCGACCCAACAGAATTATTGAACAAAATTAATACCCAAATATAATATGGATGAGAGCCTAAGAAGAATGTTATTAGATTGGATGAGAAAAATTCATCAGTTAGAATACGCTCATTGTTATCAATCAATATTTTGGTCAACTTTTGAAAAATGGATTGGGATTAGTGCTTTTATAATTTCAACTATTGTAGCGTTTTCTTATCGATTTCCAAAGATTCATATTCCTTGGGTTCAAGATTATTTATTTCCATTTATCTTATTAATTGTGGCAATTTTAACTGGTCTTCAAACATTTTTAAAACCAAGTGAAAAAGCGGAAAATCATAAACGCATAGGTTTCAATTATGAGAAAATGAGACATAGTATTGAGTTAATTTTAAATACTAATATGACAAATGAAAATAGAACTCAAGAAATAGAAATAATAAAAAACGAATGGGCTGATTTAAAATCCGTTTACGTAAGTAATCGAAAATTTAAAAAGGGTAAGAAAACCGTCAAAGATTTGAAAAAATATCCAGAAGAATTAAGTTTTTTAGAAACTATTGAGGAATAAAAACTACAGCTAACACCGTGTATAGCTCATTACGGTTAAATTCCTAATCGGAATTCATTGCAATTTGCTATCTTTAGGTTGCGGCGTAAAATCATAGCTGATTTTCCGCAACGAGCCATACACAAACACGTTGTAAGTAATACCCAAACCAACAAAAACTCAAATTGGAAGAAAATAATCACACACCAATTATAATAGGAAATTGTAGACCTTTCAGAATAATTGAAAGAGAAACTGATAATTGGAATGCATCACTTAAAGAAATTAACGAAAATGAATATGATTATGTCAAGTTGAATAGAATGTCAACGTTTATTGATATTGGAATAGCACCTTTTTCTTTAGGGATTGGATACGATGGGAGTTTAGTTTTGCCAGCAACTAAAGATTTTGCTAATAAGGAAAATTCACTTGAGAAATTTAATCAAACATTGGGAATACTTCTATTAGGTGGAATATATTCTGAATCTGTCCAACCTGACAATATTTCTTATGGGACATTATTTTTTAATGGCTATATAAAAATTCACGGAGGAAGTTCAGGGTTAATTGCAGGATTTCATAAATCAATAAGAAGTAAACTTGTTGGAACTATGGATTCTATTAAATTACTTGAACCAAAGTCAATTAGTGTAAGTGTCTTAAAAAGCGCTTATCTAAAAGGGAAAAATATTTTTGACAAGATTCCTAACCTTTCACCAAATATGTTACTTGACGGAACATCTCATTATGTTCGAAATCAATGGTCTGAAAGTTTAATTTTTCTTTGGACTTCAATTGAACAACTTGTTAATCAAATTTGGAAATCAGAAGTTATCGATAAAGAAATTAATGGAGTTATAGCAGGTCGAAAAGATTTCCTTAAAGATTTCCGTAGTTGGACCACTTCTACACGTATAGAAGTTTTATTTCAAAAGGAGTTTATTCCAATTGAGGTTTATGAACTTCTCAATCTTGCGAGAAAAACTCGAAATGACTTCATTCATAATGGTAAACAATTAAGTAAGGAAAAAGTTGATAATGCTTTAATTGGTCTTTTCAATCTAATTTCACTTATTGTAACAGAATACAAATCAATAAACGAACTTGACGAAACTCTAAATTCCATTCAAAAAAATCAAAGAGGAGATTTACTCCCTAAAAAGAAATCACTTGAAAAAGACGAAGTAACACATTGGTTAGAAATTCCTGCAATTCCAGGAGATAGACATTGGGGAGATAAAGATTATGAAATAATTGAGGAATTAGTTTTAAAGCCAATGCCGAAAAATGAATAAAGTACTACTTACAACACCGTGTATAATTAATGGCTGGTTCTCGCCTACTTACGAAAATCCTCGCGGATTTTCTATTCGTTTTTTATTTGCTAAATTAGGTACTTAAAAACGCCACTAATCATACACAATCACGTTAAAAGCAAGCTTAAAAGACGACACAGCAAGAAATGGAAATTTGGCAATACATAGAAATTTTAAGACGACCTAACAAGACTTGGTTTTTCTCAAAGGACAACACAGAAGAGAAAATTAACGCCTTGATTAAAATTGCCAATGAAGGTTATTCAAATCTTATTTGCAGCTTGACAGAGTTTCTGAAAGACGACAACAATGAAATAAGAGAAACCACTTCCAAGACAATTACTCACCTATTTAAAAAGATTGACAGCAAAAAAGGATATTACAACACTCTTAAACATTGTGGAATTTCAAAAAGTGATATTGACTTTTATGAAGCAAATTTCCCAAAGGACCAATATGTAGAATTATTAGCAATTAGTTCATTAAATGGAAGTGGGTACGTTAGAGAAAAAGCAGTTAAAAAACTTTCACAGATTGATAGTTCAAGAGCTATTCAATTTTTAATCTATCGCTTAGCTGATTGGGTTTTGCCGGTTCGACAAGCTGCACTAAACGGCATTAACAACTACAAAACAACCAATTACATTGACAGCTTAATTGATAATTTGCCAATTTTTGAGTGGCTACAAAAAGTCGAACGGACGAACTTAAGTGGTGTTTATCAAGATATTATTAAGTTCATAGCTTCGACAAACAGAGTATATGTCATTGAAAATTTCAAAAAATATCCAGACAAAATAAGGTTGCTTTTAGCAAAACATATTTCAATTTCTCTGACCCAAAAATCAGCAGAACTGAAACTTTTACTAAACGATAAACATTTTTTAATTAGAAACTTAGCCATTGAGCATTTTGAAATGCTTGGTGAAAGTGAAATCGACCAATTACTCAATGACAAGTCTGCAAAAATTCGACTACAAACACTTTACTGTCTTAAGGACCAAAGCGAATTTAAAACAATAGTAAAGGGATTTTTAGCGGACAGTTCCGCGACAATAAGAAATTTTGCAAGGTTCACGCTTAAACATTCAAACATTGACTTCGCCAAATTTTACAATGACAACTTACAAGAAAACAAACAAGTCATTGGGTCATTAAGCGGACTTGCTGAAACTGAAGGTAAACAGTATTTGGAAATAGTTAAGTCATATCTGAAAGACAAAAAAATAAAAATTAAAAAGACAGCATTTTTGGCTCTTTGCAAACTTGACGAAGAATGTGCTTATGACTTTGCTTTTGCCAATCTTGACAGCCAATACATTGGACTTAGAAACGTAATCATTGAATTTTTATCCCACATTCCGCGACAAGAAATTTTGACAAAGGCAAAAACCATTTACGAAACAGGTAACTATGAATTAAAAAAGTCAATGCTAAAACTCTTTAACAAAGTTGGTGGTTGGACAGCAATTCCTGATTTAATGATTGGAACAATTGATGAAAACGAGAACATTAGACAATTGGCGTTTGGCTATTTGCAAATTTGGAGAACTAGAGCAGTAAGACTATTCTCAACACCAAAACAAGGGGAAGTTGAAAGAGCAAAACAGATTTTCAGCTTTGTAAACGAGACCCACGAAGACAAACAATATTTTAAAACAAACCCAGTAAGTGGACTTGACTTTTACTTCAAATAAAAGAAAGCCAGCTTGTAATAACGTATATAAAAAATAGCTAGGTCTTTTCTAAACTGAAATTTTTGGTATATTTGGTAAGTCGCCAAATCTTTTGATTTGGCTTTTGAAAAGTATAGA is from Zunongwangia endophytica and encodes:
- a CDS encoding SLATT domain-containing protein; the protein is MDESLRRMLLDWMRKIHQLEYAHCYQSIFWSTFEKWIGISAFIISTIVAFSYRFPKIHIPWVQDYLFPFILLIVAILTGLQTFLKPSEKAENHKRIGFNYEKMRHSIELILNTNMTNENRTQEIEIIKNEWADLKSVYVSNRKFKKGKKTVKDLKKYPEELSFLETIEE
- a CDS encoding PIN domain-containing protein, whose product is MKELFPGYSRKTESDIKNIWKSGIIAFDANVLLNLYRYSNETKNTILHLISKFSQQIFLPYQSALEYNRNRYEVIAEQEKAYKEFLGKITQIQKDLQTTNKPPFLSQKVDEDLNTVFENVNSEVEVSIKKYCDYLKEDPVYDEISNLFKGKISEKYNQEKLEEVFKEGESRYKNKIPPGYEDEKTKKDNRKYGDLVLWNQIIDIAKTQKKNVILITDERKIDWWWKIKDGRNMGPRQELVEEIYEKSGMEFHMYSSEKFLSYGQTFLKEQINKQALNEIMAMKKAEMEEIKKIEIHKKNRLKKLNFIKNEIVNSQEQLDELNYVIRNMDDDLDNYSQQNIAKYYEGEKMDKEIPEHYRIMMEHKKEMETEREMLQKRLSKLKHNYINYKRNN
- a CDS encoding HEAT repeat domain-containing protein, coding for MEIWQYIEILRRPNKTWFFSKDNTEEKINALIKIANEGYSNLICSLTEFLKDDNNEIRETTSKTITHLFKKIDSKKGYYNTLKHCGISKSDIDFYEANFPKDQYVELLAISSLNGSGYVREKAVKKLSQIDSSRAIQFLIYRLADWVLPVRQAALNGINNYKTTNYIDSLIDNLPIFEWLQKVERTNLSGVYQDIIKFIASTNRVYVIENFKKYPDKIRLLLAKHISISLTQKSAELKLLLNDKHFLIRNLAIEHFEMLGESEIDQLLNDKSAKIRLQTLYCLKDQSEFKTIVKGFLADSSATIRNFARFTLKHSNIDFAKFYNDNLQENKQVIGSLSGLAETEGKQYLEIVKSYLKDKKIKIKKTAFLALCKLDEECAYDFAFANLDSQYIGLRNVIIEFLSHIPRQEILTKAKTIYETGNYELKKSMLKLFNKVGGWTAIPDLMIGTIDENENIRQLAFGYLQIWRTRAVRLFSTPKQGEVERAKQIFSFVNETHEDKQYFKTNPVSGLDFYFK
- a CDS encoding XAC2610-related protein; translation: MKIQLLLLMILTSISGNSQSSYSGNLGKYNITLIMYHYKDGDSRAYYVYDKFDTPITINGRLEDGELKLLEKDYSEKKSAILIFKDFKESDKTIKGKWISIDGSKTYPISLKKDFEIDYGNNVEWKTRELIQSNTTEEHYFKTIITKEKGQLYGRISGVKIFEKKSDKLIQTIELDCQLFGIDNVSVGDYNFDGIEDFSVFEASYAGPNTSSIYILRDPNSNQYIKSNFSGTSLEFDNESKLIYEHNQCCAGRSHRNATYKVDDNEMVLIEEECLDYDEKQKDFIEVECE